In the Malus domestica chromosome 16, GDT2T_hap1 genome, one interval contains:
- the LOC103452742 gene encoding BTB/POZ and MATH domain-containing protein 3-like gives MTSLNFDDQDGILRTISDAPPTHYTVKVQSISLLTKHNMEKYESGDFEAGGYKWKLVFYPNGNKSRNVKEHISLYLVMSRATAPQTSSEVSAVFRLFILDQNNGNYFVLQEPKERRFHGMKLDWGFDQFLSHKAFTQASNGFLIDDTCVLGAEVFVSKERSEGKGERLSMVKDPVMYKNTWRIDNVSKLDAESYDSKTFIAGDQKWKMQLYPKGKGNGVGTHLAFFLALAEPKSLPPGYKIYAEFTLRILDQKWGEYHLSSKANHWFSASNSVRGWMRFITLGSFNQAYIVLNDTCIVEADVAIHGITDAL, from the exons ATGACGAGTCTCAACTTCGATGACCAAGATG GGATACTGAGAACTATTTCGGATGCACCACCAACCCATTACACAGTAAAAGTACAATCGATTTCGTTGCTCACCAAACATAACATGGAGAAATATGAATCTGGGGACTTTGAAGCCGGAGGATACAAATG GAAACTGGTTTTCTATCCGAATGGAAACAAGAGCAGGAATGTGAAAGAGCACATCTCTCTCTACTTGGTAATGTCTAGGGCAACTGCTCCCCAGACTTCTTCGGAAGTGTCTGCTGTTTTCAGGTTGTTTATACTCGATCAGAACAACGGCAATTACTTCGTTCTTCAAG AACCAAAGGAAAGGCGGTTTCATGGGATGAAACTCGATTGGGGATTCGATCAATTTCTCTCCCACAAAGCTTTCACTCAAGCTTCAAATGGATTTCTCATAGATGACACTTGTGTGTTGGGAGCAGAGGTCTTTGTTTCTAAAGAGAGAAGCGAAGGCAAAGGAGAACGTCTATCAATGGTAAAGGATCCTGTTATGTACAAGAATACTTGGAGGATTGACAACGTATCAAAGCTAGATGCGGAATCCTACGACTCAAAAACATTCATTGCTGGAGACCAGAAATG GAAGATGCAGCTCTATCCCAAGGGAAAGGGCAATGGAGTTGGAACCCATCTTGCTTTTTTTCTGGCGTTAGCTGAACCGAAATCTCTTCCTCCTGGCTATAAAATATATGCAGAGTTTACCCTGCGGATCCTAGATCAGAAGTGGGGCGAGTATCATCTCTCCAGTAAAG CAAATCACTGGTTCAGTGCCTCAAATTCGGTGAGGGGATGGATGAGATTTATTACTCTGGGATCATTCAACCAGGCATACATTGTGTTGAATGATACTTGCATTGTGGAGGCAGACGTCGCTATCCATGGAATTACTGATGCACTGTAG